The Venturia canescens isolate UGA chromosome 4, ASM1945775v1, whole genome shotgun sequence genomic interval ACCGATAGCAACTCGATGTTCTCGTACTCAcgaactatttttttatatccgaaaaaaatgttagtctAGCTATAGGAAAACGTGTGTCAGATatgctttttcattttgctgttcttctttcatttgttttttattcccaGACGAGTGCGAAGTCTTTTTATCGTAATAACGtaatatcgatttttatctcttttaattattataaaaactaCTGTAATAGGAGAGGACAATTCAACAACAGGCACAACGATGCTTGCAAATGTACATACTGTAGCAtagaacaaaacaaaaatgtaCACCAGGCTCCACGTTTAACGAATCTGATCTTGGTCTGcgcttattattttttaacatttaactttttaaattaaattttttcttcgtttatctttatatatttatcatcTGATCTCACGTATAAGCACGACGAATTAACGCGTTAGCACGCACGAAAATATCGTTTGAGATGCTCTCTGCTGCACTTGCcggcacatttttttcttacgtttGCTTCAAAAATCTCAGATCTCCGTTTTGTATTGTGCTCAAATCCGAGGGGGGTACCGCTGTTTCGCCTACTACAAACGAAGTTTGGTGCTCTTCTCGAAACTTCTAATTTGCACAATTATCAAGATACTACGTTTCCTTATTTGTCATTCAGAATCTCAAGTAACGTAGTCTTTttggatgaaagaaaaaaaaaacaaaaaatattcattgataCAGGAAAAAAGTACGTTTGAACTGTTGATTTTagaacaaattctgacaattACGCTCGATCGGCCATTCGCGATTAGGTATGATGACATACTCGATAGTCGGACGCACACGTTCGTGCATTCGACATTAGATTTTAAGTAGTACATTTGTTTCAACATACGACGTTATTTCGAGGCctcgacgatattttttttctgtttatacGATGGAATAATGCGATTTCAAAGGCTATTATAAGTTATCCAGTCATTAAACATCGAATTTacatgaaaaagataaaataacaaaaaattaaaaacatttaaaataattaaggTCCTAATAATATATCGAGAATTTGCAGATaatcaaacgaaaacaaacgaaaaaaacaataacaacaacaacaacaacaaaaacataACGAATAATAAGAAAGAAGGAATTGCTATGTATATTTCAAACGTGCGTTGAGTACCATCGTCAAGAGCATTTACAGCGCTACAAACCAAAGTTACGTACTCATCGcgcatattattataattcttctttttttgaaaattaatattacgagtttttttttttttttttttttaaatttttttcttctattaaCTAAGTACTAATTTACAACGTGATTCAACAGTGAATGAGTGAATTGTGAAATATTCTAGTCACTATGAATCTGCTTTTGATTTTCGTACAATTCCCCATGTCGAAAGAAATTGTCAAACGTTTTTTATACTTTATATATCCTCGTTACTTTACCACCAATTAGCCATGACTTTTTCTAACCGATACTTGGGTCGCAGCCAATTTGACAAAACGATTGAGGGGGCGACAGAgggaggggcgggggggggggggggggggggggctacGAAGTAAAAGAATGTTTTCGCAGCGTTTAAAGTAATGTCAATTTTGCCGTAgcacaaacaaacaaacaaacgaacaaacaaaataaaaacgagaatgAGCGTTGTTGTGAAATAATTAAACGAGCCCGCGCACCTTACATTTTACAtgtatgaaatgaaaaaaagaaacaaaaagttaATCCTcaagaacgaaaaaacgaaatattatagatatatgtatatgtgctCGAATACAACGCGAATTATCAGTAAATTTGTATAACACATAACGCTTGTCTATTTTCCTAAGATttctgtgtgcgtgtgtgcgcgtgtttGTGATGCGTGAGTGTTACATGCGTGCGTGTGTATTCAAACCGCTATTGAAAAAAGATGAAGAGGGTGGTAATTTATTGGGcgatatcatttttatttctttcttcttttcattaaattgcaaaaaatttcTTAAGCTTTTTCTTATATTCTGGTGCTACTTCATTTAAATTATAACATGAGATGACGCAATGATTTTAATCAAGTGGAAAAACTGCACTCTCATGCTAGCTAAAAATGTATTTGAcacgtaaaaacaaaaaaaaaaacgtttgaaatagcTTCGagtttcatcatatttttctcaGTAACGAGAGCTATTGATCACACAAACTTTACGATTGAATATATACAAACGCATGTTCTCGGGATACAGAATGCATGTAttacgttttcttttttttatattgtaatggaaaaaaaaaaaaaaaaaatgaatacaatttttttaaatatacttTGCACACTATACACTAAAACAGACGATTCCGAATTTGACAAAATACTCGGTGATTTCCATGTTTGTACGTAAACTCATTGATGATTTGGGAGATTAAAAATCTAATTCCTACGTCAATCGTTGAAACAAcgtatttttatattcacGTTTCCTGCTTTTGCGAAAAAGCTTCGAACTTCCGGTCCTTTTCCTACCTTCGCGCGAAACACGTAGAGGGATTGAAGAAACAGTCCGTCATGCGCAGCGTCAATTTGTAGCGATTTTCGTATGTATACGTACATTCGTTGTATAGCGATGTATAGATgtggaagaaaaatcaatcgtactgatgctgctgttgctgctcaCGAAATAACACCTCAACAAATCTAAcattcaaaaaagtaaaaagtcGACAAAGTTGACAACGTCGATTTGTgtgattttcatattatttttttactgataaAAGATCGAAGACAATGAACGAGTGACTTTCGTGGGGGAGGTGCATAAAGTGATTTCTTCTGTAAATAAACTcgtaacagaaaaaaaattgcacgatCAAAGATGGAAAAGAAAACACCGCAGGATGTTGTATTCCAAATTGTACCATTTCCGAATGGAGTTTCAGAGAAAGAAGAGCCCCcgaaatcatggaaatttctTCTCGTTTGTTTGATTTGGCTTATTTCTTCAATAAGCGACATGTTTTTGAGcaaatatttctatttccCTGTCAAGACGACTATACTGGTAGTGCAATTGATATCAATGTCATTGTACACCTGGATATTCACCGTTGCTTGTGACATACCAAATAAAAACACAAACGTTTCATGGCTCAACTTTTTAAAATACATCGTCCCGGTCGCAGTCAGTATTTGCGGACGCATAATGACAGTTAATGATAGGCTGTGGACCACTCCCATTAGTGATCCGTATTCAGCCGAAGGTGTGTGTCAATTTCTATGTAATCAACAAATTGGAAGAAGCCggattgaaataaaatgatattTCATTGTATATTGATGGGTAAACTTTGATACCATGAAAACTAATTTTATCAGTATATTCAAATACTTTCGTTTCACAGCTGACTTCTGCACCCCCTTCTTTGTACTTCTCTTGTCGAAATTCATATTAGCCAACAACAAAATCGAGTATTGGCAAATGAGTCTGGCAATGCTTACAGCCTGGCTATTGATTAATCTACGCAATTGGATATTTATGTATAATCCACAGTGGATATCTGAATCCATGGGATATGCGCTATTAACTGCTATCGAGTTGACATTCTCCAAAGAGGTATGGAACGTGCACATACTTTCTTTACTTTTTaacacaaaaattgaaaattcgcttATTTCAAAAACCTCAAATTTCTTCATTGGTAGGATTAGTCATTTTTGGTAGcttcaaaaaacattttctaaTTTCTACGGTATTCCATTCATTTCAGATAATGCAACAAACAGGCATACATCCCTTGAGATTACTCATAGCTCTGAGTAGCTTAATTCTCCTTGTGATCTTACCAAAATGGATTTATGAAATGTTTTGGTGCATAGAGCCAACATCTTTAAAATTTATATCAAACTgggaatttat includes:
- the LOC122409242 gene encoding solute carrier family 35 member E1 homolog, whose product is MEKKTPQDVVFQIVPFPNGVSEKEEPPKSWKFLLVCLIWLISSISDMFLSKYFYFPVKTTILVVQLISMSLYTWIFTVACDIPNKNTNVSWLNFLKYIVPVAVSICGRIMTVNDRLWTTPISDPYSAEADFCTPFFVLLLSKFILANNKIEYWQMSLAMLTAWLLINLRNWIFMYNPQWISESMGYALLTAIELTFSKEIMQQTGIHPLRLLIALSSLILLVILPKWIYEMFWCIEPTSLKFISNWEFISCILLLGALGSVQAASAFTILSMVSLERYVIGSICNRIIRICSYPFTTIIFGAANGWRDYDGESQIF